The following are from one region of the Vitis riparia cultivar Riparia Gloire de Montpellier isolate 1030 chromosome 9, EGFV_Vit.rip_1.0, whole genome shotgun sequence genome:
- the LOC117921826 gene encoding sister chromatid cohesion protein PDS5-like — MASASNGFEAKLRDVGNRLLHPPSSADEHLPLLEKTESYLAKVEQQPCMSTKITLSPLMEALVADQILNHGNGGVKVSAVACISEITRITAPDAPYDDNQMMVLT, encoded by the exons ATGGCTTCTGCAAGTAATGGGTTTGAAGCAAAGCTAAGAGATGTTGGGAATAGGCTTCTGCACCCTCCATCTTCTGCTGACGAACACTTGCCTCTTCTTGAA AAGACTGAATCTTATTTGGCAAAGGTGGAACAACAACCATGTATGTCAACAAAGATTACGCTTTCACCTCTCATGGAAGCATTGGTCGCAGATCAAATCTTGAATCATGGAAATGGTGGGGTCAAAGTGTCAGCTGTTGCCTGCATAAGTGAGATCACAAGGATAACGGCACCAGATGCTCCTTATGATGATAATCAAATGATGGTACTTACTTGA